Genomic DNA from Nomascus leucogenys isolate Asia chromosome 10, Asia_NLE_v1, whole genome shotgun sequence:
accagatttcattattttcagcTCCCATTCTGTCTTCTAAATCCCAGGGACTCCTTTCCCACCTAAGTATGAATTAGTCCCTTCAAAAAGGAAtctggccaagtgcggtggctcacgcatgtagtcccagcactttgggaaccaaGGTGggtcaatcacctgaggtcaggagttccagaccaggctagccaacatggtgaaaccctatctctactaaaaatacaaaaacttagcggggcacggtggcatgtgcctgtaatcccagttactcaggaggctgaggcaggagaatcgcttgaacctgggaggcagaggttgcagtgagctgagatggcaccactgcactccagcctggtgacagagcaagactccgtctcataaaacaaacaaataaacaaaaggaatCTACAGTTCTCTGgttttccacattctttttttttgttttgttttgagaaggagtctcgctctgtcaccaggctggagtgcagtggctcgatctcagctcactgcaacctctgcctcctgggttccagcgattctcctgcctcagccttctgagtacctgggattacaggcgcccaccaccatgactggctaacttttgtatttttagtagagatggggtttcaccaagttgtccaggatggtcttgatctcttgacctcatgatccacccgccctggcctcccaaagttctgggattacaggcgtgagccaccatgactggccccaTGGTTTTCCTCATTCTTTTGGCTGCAGATGGGGCTTTGATGAGATGAGTCTGGCTGTTCAATCTTCACCATGTCTGGTGCCAGATTTCACCCTTAAATAACTTGACTCTTGTCCCCATCTCTTGACTGTGAGAAGGGGAAGTTGAGACCCACTCACCTACATTTCCAGTCTTTCGGTTTCTCTTTTAAAACCCCAAaagaggccagatgtggtggttcatgcctctaatcctagcactttgggcttacaggcgtgggcaacatagcaacatagcctgggcaatatagcaagagctcatctctgcaaaaaatttttttttaattttaaaactagatttaaaatactaaatataataataataacaacaataaagtATAACACTTTTACATGAAGTCCTCTTGATTTGTTTTTACTCCTCACCTTCCCTTCCCGGGGACCACCACTCTCTGAAATTGGTGGGCATTCGCTATGCTTAGTTTAACACTGTTATTACGTGTAATAATAGTGCCATAATTTGTGTATCTATCCCCATACTGATGTTTgtttagcttttttctttctttcttattttattttattttattttgaggcaggatctcactctgtcacccagactggagtgcagtggctcaatcacggctcaccacaacctcgacctcccgagctcaggtgatcctcctacctcagcctcctgagtagctaggactataggtgcatgccaccatgcctggctagtttttgtattttttgtagagatggggtttcaccatgttgcccaggctggtctctaactcctggggtcaagtgatccacctgcttctgcctcccaaagtgctaggattacaggcgtgagccaccgcgcctggctttttcttttttctgagacagcatcttgctctgtcacccaggctagagtacagaggcacaacccaggctggtctcaaactcctgggctcaagcgatcctcccgcctcggccttccaaagtgctgggattataggcttgagccaccgtgtccagcccagttctttcttttctgtacctCATTACACTAGGAGAACTCTCAGTGGGATTTTGAGCACATGCCTTCTTTGCTCAGCCCTGAAacattattcttttgtttgtttgttgagatggagtctcactcgatcacccaagctggagtgcagtggcgcgatctcagctcactgcaacctatacctcccagtttcaagcaatcctcttgcctcagtctcccaagtagctgggattacaggcacacatcaccacacctggctaattttttaatttttttggtagagacggggtttcaccatgttggccaggctggtctcaaactcctgacctcaggtcatctgcctgcctcggcctcccaaagtgctgggattacaggtgtgagccaccgcacccggcctgatatTACTCTTGGGATATCTTCCCTGCTTCTTCCTTTTGCACCCCATCTCACCCCCCATGTCCCTGAGGCATCAAGCATTGTCCACAGCTAGAAACAAAAATGATAGGAAAAGTCactgctggccaggcgtggtggctcatgcctgtaatcccagaactttgggaggccaaggtgggcagatcacctggggtcaggagtttgagaccagcctggtcaacatggagaaatcctgtctctaacaaaaatacaaaaattaactgggcgtggtggtgcatacctgtactcccagctactcaggaggctgaggcaggagaatcgcttgaaccaggaaggcagaggttgcagtgagccgagattgtgccactgcactccagcctcagccacagagcgagactccatctcaaaaaaaaaagataataaaaaaactaataaataaataaaaggttattGCAGGACCTCTGAGCACTGTGCTAGGATACACCTATCCTAACATCTATTCATCTTTCATCCCTGCAACACCCCTGTACATTTTTACACCAGTTCCCACTGGAGAAGTGAGAAACTTGAGTCTGCTCAGAGGGGTTCAGGGACCTTCTCATGTCACAGATCCATGTCACAATTGAGGCATTCATGACGGAATTGACAACTGTTTGAGTCCAAGCTTTATGCACCAATGGTTGAAGCTTTTATAATCATTTGTCTTTCTCCAGTAAAAGCCAACTCCTGGTTAGGGgcctggattttgtttttgtttgtgtatttggttttttgtttgtttgtttgtttgagacggagtctcgctctgtcacccaggctggagtgcagtggcgcgatctcggctcactgcaagctccgcctcccgggttcacgccattctcctgccccggcctcctgagtagctgggactacaagagcccaccaccacgcctggctaactttttgtatttttagtagagacagggtttcaccatgttagccaggatggtctcgatctcctgatcttgtgaactgccctcctcggcctcccaaagtgctgggattacaggcgtgagccaccacacccggcttgtttgtgtatttgttttaagaggcagagtcttgctctgttcaaGGCTGGCGTGTTGTGACCctatgacagctcactgcagcctccaactcccgggttcaagtgatcctcccaactcagcctcccaagttgctgggactacagacacgtaccaccgtgcctggctaatttttaatttaatttaattttttaaaaatgtttagtatagatggagtcttgctactttgttcaggctggtctcaaactcctggcctcaagcaacccttctgcctcagcctcccaaagtgctgggattataggtgtgagtcgcTGTGTCTGGCCAGGAACTCAATTTGTGAAGCAAAGGGCTGAGATGGGCTCACTGCACCATTCAACTGTTCACATGCTGTGATTCTATAATATGTTTTCCCCAACTCCTGAGTCATCATTACAGAATTTCCTTAACTTATGGGTTTATGAGAACAGTAGGCTGATGTTTTGGCATTGCAGGCATACATCAATTCTTTACGTCCTGCTTTGGGGGCCCCAGGATCAATTTCTCAAGAATGTGGATAAGCCAGAAGGAATAGGAAAGGTTTGGCGCTGACTCACACAGGACTCCTCCAGGAATCAGTGCCAAGGTTCAGGGGTTGCCTGAACCAGGGGCTGCACCAGTAATAATAGgaagggtgggtgcagtggctcaagcctgtaatcccagcactgtaggaggccgaggagggtggatcacttgaagtcaggagttcaagacccacctggccaacatggtgaaaccttgtctctgttaaaagtgtaaaaattagccaggtgtgttggcacacgcctgtagttccagctacttgggaggctgaggcaggaggatggctcaaacctgggaggcggaggttgcagtgagctgagatcacaccactgcactccagcctgggtagcagagtgaaactccatctcaaaaaaaagaaaagaaagaaataatggaaagagGGTCTGATGCATGGCTtactgttaaaattttctttattaacatTATCTGTGATACAAACGAAAGACAGAAGAAGGCAAATAAAAATAGTGGGAGGGGCTTATGCTGCTAGATAAAGAgggcttaatttttattttcacaaactGTAATGATAAAGGGAAATTGGTGGGTGAGAAAGACACTGGTAGGGTACCTAGGAAGGAAGTaaagaacaggctgggcatgggggttcatgcctgtcatcccagctatttgggaggctgagagaggaggattgcttgagcccaggcaatggatgacagagagagatcctgcaaagaagaaagaaggaaagaaagaaggagggaaggaagggagaaaggatggaaggaaggaaggtaagaaggaaggaaagagagagagaggaaggaaggaaggaaggaaggaaggaaggaaggaatgaaaagagagagacaaaaagagagaggggggaaggagggaaggaaggaaggagaaaagaggaaggagagagggagggaaggagggagagagagaaagaaagagaaagaaaggaaaggaagaaagaaagaaaaaggagaaagaaagaaagagaaaagaaagaaagagaaagagaaaaagaaagaggagggaacgagggagggagggagagaaagagagggagggatagaaaaagaaagtaagaagaaagaaagtaagaaagaaaagaaagagagagaaagagaaagagagagagggagagaaagaaagaaagaaagaaagaaaaaagaaagaaagaaagaaaaaaaaaaagaaagaaaaaagaaagaaagaaagaaagaaagaaaggaaaagaaagaaaggaagaaaggaaggaaggaaggaaggaaagaaggaaggaagggaaggaaggaaggaaggaaggaaaaaaggtcTATAACTTATAACTGGTTTGGTTTTGATAATACAGACAAGATCAAGACTCATCAACAACATGAAAGCAGGAAACTTCTCAGACACTCCAGAATTCCTTCTCTTGGGATTGTCAGGGGAGCCAGAGCTGCAGCCCATCCTCTTCATGCTGTTCCTGTCCATGGACCTGGCCACAATGCTGGGGAACCTGCTCATCATCCTGGCCGTCAACTCTGACTCCCACCTCCACACCCCCATGTACTTCTTCCTCTCCAACCTGTCCTTGGTCAACATCTGTTTCACCTCCACCACGATGCCCAAGATGCTGGTGAACATCCAGGCACAGACTCAATCCATCACTTACACAGGCTGCCTCACCCAAATCTGCTTTGTCTTGGTTTTTGCTGGCTTGGAAAATGGAATTCTGGTCATGATGGCCTATGATGGATTTGTGGCCATCTGTCACCCACTGAGGTACAATGTCATCATGAACCCAAACTCTGtgggctgctgcttctgctgtccTTCATCGTTAGTGTCCTGGATGCTCTGCTGCACACGTTGATGGTGCTACGGCTGACCTTCTGCACAGACCTGGAAATTCCCCACTTTTTCTGTGAACTCTCTGATGTTCTCAAGCTCGCCTGTTCTGATGTCCTCATTAATAACATCCTGGTGTATTTGGTGACCAGCCTGTTAGGTGTTGTTCCTCTCTCTGGGATCATTTTCTCTTACACACGAATTGTCTCCTCTGTCATGAAAATTCCATCAGCTGGTGGAAAGTATAAAGCTTTTTCCATCTGCAGGTCACACTTAATTGTTGTTTGCTTATTCTATGGAACAGGGTTTGGGGTGTACCTTAGTTCTGGGGCTACCCACTCCTCTAGGAAGGGTGCAAAAGCATCAGTGATGTATCCCGTGGTCACCCCCATGCTGAACCTGTTCATCTACAGCCTGAGAAACAAAGACGTGTTGAAGGCTTTGAGAAAACTAATATCTAGAATACCATCTTTCCATTGATGTCTCAGCTGTTTTGGGCTTACACTGCTGGGATATGTCAGGGAGAAAGAAGTAATGAGAAGTCTGGAAAGCCTGACTAATgtctttggggttttttgttttcgttttttttggcgatggagtctcgctctgttgcccagactagagtgtagtggcgcaatctcggctcactgcaacctccgcctcctgggttcaagctattctcctgcctcagcctctggagtagctgggatgatagacacatgccaccaagcccagttaatttttctatttttagtagagacagggttttaccatgttggccaggatggtctcgaactcttgacctcaggtgatccgcccgtctcggcctcccaaagtgctgggattacaggcatgagccactgtgccccgcctgaCCAATGTCTTTGAATACATGAGACCAGAGATCAGATGGTTCAGGGTGATAGTTTTGGAATCGGACCACCTGGACTTGAATTCTTTTTGGATTGATTGACTGACtaattgatttttgagacagtctctcattttgttgcccaggctggagtgcagtggtgtgatcacagctcactgccacctcgaattcctgggctcaagcgatcctctggactcagcctgccaagtagctgagactgcaggtgcatgccaccatgcctggctatttttttatttttgtatcaatgcataatagatgtacattGTTTCAGGATATGTGTGATAGTGTAATAcatttgtataatgtgtaaggattTGTTACTTTAGATATCCagcaccttaaatatttgtcctgTCTTTATGCTCCAACCATTCCAGTTGTTCTCttctaggtattttgaaatatacagtggGTTATTTtgaactatagtcaccctactggtCTATCCAATACtaggtcttttttaaaaaaaattaaatttaattaaaaatttaaaaacttgtttgtttgtttgtttatttatttatttatttatttattgagacagagtcttgctctgtcacccagtctagagtgcagtggcgtgatttcagcttactgcaacctccacctctggggctcaagtgattctcctgcctcagcctcctgagtagctgggattacaggcgcctgctaccatgcctggctcattttcgtatttttagtagagacagagttttaccatgttggccaggctggccttgaactcctgacctcaggtaatctgcctgcctcagcctcccaaagtgcggggcttataggcatgagccgccatgcccagctaactaatttatttttaatttaaaaattaagtaatttattttcaatttaaaaattaagtaatttttaattttaatattaaatgattaatttcttttttaaagagagccttgctctgttgcccaggttgaactacagtggtgtgattatagctcactgcagcctcaaactcctggcctcaaacaatcctcctgcctcagcctcccaaagtgctgggattatgcagtgtaaaccactgtgcccaggtctcctatactttaaatcatttctagattacttatattACCTAGTATAATGTTAATcctatgtaaatagttgtattacttaatattgtatttttggaatattcttatttaatatttttaaatattttatttaatatttttaatatttttgatccacagttggttgagTCCATGAATGTGGTACTGGCAGATATGGAAGGCTGACTGtccttgtgtatatatattgttaaagttgtcagaatcaaaatggagtcacttattaaaaaaaaagactgggtgcagtggctatcAAAAAAGACTGCACTTtgataggctgaggtgggcagatcacaaggtcaggagttcgagaccagcctggccaacatggtgaaaccccatctctatgaaaaatacaaaaattagccaggcgttgtggcacatatctgtaatcccaactactcaggaggctgagacataagaatcgcttgaacctgggaggcggaggttgcagtgagccgagatcgcaccactgcattccagcctgggtgacagagcaaaacttcgtctcatgaaaaacaaacaatcatacaaacaaacacacacacacacaccctgacaAGTAAAGCTAGGGAAGGCCATGGAGAGATTTATCTCACTTGGATGCCCAATAACAAGAACTATCACAAGACTacaaaaaccacaaccttgcacaaaaGGCTGTTGcaaccttacacaaaaaatatttctgcaagtacatctgcccagcaactgcctgtccaactTCAGACTGGCATCACCCTTGTTATTAGCTATTACTGTgaaggataattatttcaaaacaattatgtaaccTTCCTCATTTTCCCATTAAAGaactttgtcttcctttacctccttGAATGCATACATAGTTTATGACGGCACGCGTATTGCTATTGCAAGTCTTTCTTTGGCAAtgaacatcattttcttttagagagcctctctctgttatttaggttgactATCTATAGTTATATTGATTTATGTTTGTGCTGTTGAAtttcaaaggaattgaaatcaatatgctgaagagatatctgcactctcatgttcactgcaatattagtcacaatagccaggatatgTAATCAACCTGAATGTCCGTCAACatataagtggataaagaaaacgtggtatggcgggcacagtggctcatgcctataatcccagcactttgggagcctgaggtaggtagactacttgaggtcaggagttcaagaccagcctggccaacatggtgaaaccctgtctccactaaaaatacaaaaattagccagatgtgatgacgtatgcctgtaatcccagctactcaggaggctgaggcaagagaatcacttgaacccaggagacggaggttgcagtgagccgagattacaccactgcactctagcctgggcaacagagcaagacttcgtctggaaaagaaaaagaaaatgtggtatataataGAGTACTATACACcctttaaaaaagaggaaattctgtcattcgccacaacatggaggaacctggagaacattatgctgagtgaaataagccaggtacagaaagacaaatactgcatgatctcagcCATGTGTAGAATCCGAAAGAGCTGATCtcataaaatcagaataaaataatggctactgcggtcaggcgcggtggctgaggcctgtaatcccagcactttgggaggctgagggggtggaccacgaggttaggagttcgagaccagcctggccaaaatggtgaagcattgtctctactaaaaatacaaaaattagccaggtgtggtggcgcttgcttgtaatcccagctactcaggaggctgaggcaggagaatcacttgaacctgggaggcagaggttgcagtgagccgagatcatgccactgcactccagcctgggcaacagagggagactccgtctcgaaaaaaaaaaaaaaaaccaataaaaataaataaataaaagtaactttCTGGTCTATTTTGCAACTTGCATATTTGGTGATATTCTTCTCTCCAGGGTCATGTTTTCTTATTCTCAAATAGCCTTGTCTGTTTTGAGAATGCCGTCAGCAAGTGGAAAACATAAAGCTTTTTTCACCTGTGAGTCTCACCTCCCATTTGTTTCCTGATTCTACAGGGCAGGTCGGGGGGTGTACATTAGCTCTGCCGTTTCTGACTCTTCAAGGAGGACTGCGGTGGCTTCAGTGATGTACACAGTGGACACACCTATTATGAACCCCTTTATCtacagcctgaggaacagagATATGAAAAGAGCCTCGGGGAAACTCATCGGTAGGATAACTTCTCTTCCTGATTGTGTTGTCCACTTTGGACTTGGGATTCAAAATGAGTCAAAGACACAGAAATACTGGTGAGCCAGAATATCTGCCTGATCTATCACCGAGTTTTCTAAAATGATTAGATAACATCGCGGGTAAGTACATTTTAACTTCGGGTTGAAACATCACTTGTTCTTTGTGTAGCTCtgtaattttacaaaaatgagtTCCAcagcggggcgcagtggctcatgcctgtaatctcagcactttgggaggccgaggcaggcggatcacaaggtcaggagatccagaccatcctggctaatacggtgaaaccccgtctctactaaaaatacaaaaaattagcagggcatggtggcgggtgcctgtagtcccagctactcgggaggctgaggcaggagaatggcgtgaacccgggaggcagagcttgcagtgagccgagatcgcgccactgcgctccagcctgggcgacagagcaagactccgtctcaaaaataaataaataaataaataaatcataattaaaaaaattagttccaTTCTCCAAGctcagttgttcttttttttttttttttgacggagtctccttctgtcacccagtctggagtgcagtggtgcagtctcggctcactgccgcctccacctcctaggttccagcaattctcatgcttcagtctcccaagtagcaaggattacaggcaagcaccaccatacccagctaatttttttgtatttttagtagagacagggtttcgccatgttggccagggtgatctcgaactcctgggctctaggggtccaaccgcctcggcctcccaatatgctgagattacaggcatgagccaccgagcttGGCCTAAGCTCAATGTCTTTGATTAGAGTCCATTGATGTTGAGCCTGAGGCAAGGGTTATGGTAATTTTGTTGGAAGGTTTTCAGAAGAATAATAGTGCAAGAAGTTGGATAGGGCAGGGAAATTACCCGAACAAGTCTGTTGTTACAGCAGGGATTCCTTTCTGCCTCATAGCATGGTTATGGCCATGTAAATCGTTAAGCTGTTATTAGAGGTGAGATGATCTTTCATACCTCAGTTCAGTAGTTCTCAGGATCTGTCACTGGAAAACTGTATCTGTGCAAGGCAACCTCAGTATCCACTACACTTTGTTTCATCATTTAAAACATTGCTATAATtaggccacgtgcagtggctcatgcctgtaatcccagcactttgggcggccaaggtgggtgggtcatttgaggtcaggagttcgagactccTGAGGGCCCGGCCCACAAAATTTGATTATATGACCCTTTATTAATCTAATTCCTAGTGTGGGGAAAATGATTAAGAGCCTTCAACTGTCCATATGAAATGTAACTCTTGTTGCAAAGCTCACCCCCATAAGCACTAAAACCACTTAGTACAATACCTGTAAcctagtaagtactcaataaaattTAACTAGTATCATTGAGTTCAGTATGTTGCCTGTATTCATAATCTTGAAAACCTATAGTCttaggtatttttcctattttcttcagCAATTAGATTTGTTTCCTTGTACTGTTATATTTAACAATCGCCTTTTCTGGTCTGAGcaacatatttttttgagacagggcctcactctgttgctgaagctgatcatggctcactgcagcttcgacctccaaggttcaagtaattctttccacttcagtctccagagtaactgggactacaggcatacaccaccacgcctggctaatttttttttttgagatggagtttcactctcgttgcccaggctggagtgcaacggcgtgatcttgctcaccgcaacctccgactcccgggttcaagcgattctcctgcctcagcctcccgagtagttgagattacaggcatgtaccaccacacccagctaattttgtatttgtagtagagacggggtttcttgacgtcggtcaggctggtctcgaactcccgacctcaggtgatccaccctcctctgccttccaaagtgctgggattacaggcgtgagccaccacacccggcctttcaagattttcttaaaGTGACTAGTCTGCATCAtggatgtgttttttgtttttttttttgaattgaaaTCTTGCCTCTTTTGGAGCTCTGTCACGTGTCAAAAATGAATTCTATTCTCAAAGCTCAGTTTCTTTGGATGTGATGTTTAAAAAGTTAACCTGTGGCAAGTGTTACAGTGATTTGTTTGGGTAACattctcagaagaagaaaagcaggagTTGTCTCATAGGTCAGGGCAAGAATCCAAAGAAGGCTGTGTTCACAACACAGAATTGATATTGCCTGATTGAATATTTAGGGCCATATGAAATGCATGCCAGAGTGAAACCTATTGCACAAAATGGGAGCTGATTGTTCATACCAGAATTCTGTAATTTTAGAGCCCAGTCACTACTAAACTGTGTCTGTGCAGGTCAACATTAATGACTACTTACTACCCTCAGTTTTATCATCAATAAAATTGCTATCATTAGATTATTTCAATGGTGAgatattcttcctttcttttttttctttttttttttttgagacagtctcactcttgtcacccaggctggagtgcaaaggtacaatctcagctcactgcaacctctgcctcccagattcaagctattctcctgcctcagcctcctcagtagctgggactcagacggctgcca
This window encodes:
- the LOC100583439 gene encoding LOW QUALITY PROTEIN: olfactory receptor 7G3 (The sequence of the model RefSeq protein was modified relative to this genomic sequence to represent the inferred CDS: inserted 1 base in 1 codon) → MKAGNFSDTPEFLLLGLSGEPELQPILFMLFLSMDLATMLGNLLIILAVNSDSHLHTPMYFFLSNLSLVNICFTSTTMPKMLVNIQAQTQSITYTGCLTQICFVLVFAGLENGILVMMAYDGFVAICHPLRYNVIMNPXLCGLLLLLSFIVSVLDALLHTLMVLRLTFCTDLEIPHFFCELSDVLKLACSDVLINNILVYLVTSLLGVVPLSGIIFSYTRIVSSVMKIPSAGGKYKAFSICRSHLIVVCLFYGTGFGVYLSSGATHSSRKGAKASVMYPVVTPMLNLFIYSLRNKDVLKALRKLISRIPSFH